One stretch of Cygnus olor isolate bCygOlo1 chromosome 1, bCygOlo1.pri.v2, whole genome shotgun sequence DNA includes these proteins:
- the PRSS23 gene encoding serine protease 23 isoform X2 yields the protein MAGLSTLILLLCAAKDVMPSSPHWKPTWPSYRVPVILPQSTLNLDKPQFDAEARLDVVSPCGPACHKSSPLPTYEEVKNYLSYETLYANGSLTETEVGIYILSSSGDGSQGKSRTKRQIYGYDSRFSIFGKDFLLNYPFSTSVKLSTGCTGTLVAEKHVLTAAHCIHDGKSYVKGAQKLRVGFLKPKLKDGSKGANITNSAMPEKMKFQWIRVKRTHVPKGWIKGNANDIGMDYDYALLELKKPHKRKFMKIGVSPPARHLPGGRIHFSGYDNDRPGNLVYRFCDVKDETYDLLYQQCDAQPGASGSGVYVRMWKRQNHKWERKIIGIFSGHQWVDMNGTPQDFNVAVRITPLKYAQICYWIKGNYLDCREG from the coding sequence ATGGCAGGCTTGTCCACGTTAATCCTCCTTTTGTGTGCTGCTAAAGATGTGATGCCCTCCAGTCCTCACTGGAAGCCAACGTGGCCTTCTTACAGAGTTCCAGTTATCCTGCCACAGTCTACCCTCAACTTGGACAAACCACAGTTTGATGCTGAAGCCAGACTGGACGTGGTGTCTCCCTGTGGCCCAGCCTGCCACAAAAGTTCTCCGCTGCCAACTTATGAAGAAGTGAAGAACTACCTGTCCTATGAAACCTTGTACGCTAACGGTAGCCTCACTGAAACCGAAGTGGGCATATACATTCTGAGCAGCAGTGGTGATGGGTCTCAAGGCAAATCTCGAACTAAGAGGCAGATCTATGGCTATGACAGCAGGTTTAGCATTTTTGGGAAGGACTTCTTGTTGAATTACCCGTTCTCCACGTCAGTGAAGCTATCTACAGGTTGCACGGGGACACTAGTGGCTGAGAAGCATGTTCTTACTGCCGCTCATTGTATCCATGATGGCAAGAGTTACGTCAAAGGAGCTCAGAAACTGCGGGTGGGCTTCCTGAAGCCCAAACTGAAAGATGGCAGCAAAGGGGCCAATATCACCAACTCAGCAATgcctgaaaaaatgaaattccagtGGATCCGAGTGAAACGGACACATGTCCCCAAAGGATGGATCAAAGGCAACGCCAATGATATTGGCATGGATTATGACTATGCCCTGCTGGAGCTCAAGAAGCCCCATAAAAGAAAGTTTATGAAGATAGGTGTGAGCCCGCCAGCAAGACACTTGCCTGGAGGGAGGATTCACTTCTCTGGCTACGACAACGATCGTCCTGGAAACCTGGTGTACCGTTTCTGTGATGTCAAAGACGAAACGTATGACCTGTTGTACCAGCAGTGTGATGCCCAGCCGGGTGCGAGTGGATCTGGGGTGTACGTGAGGATGTGGAAGAGGCAGAATCACAAATGGGAACGTAAAATTATTGGAATATTTTCAGGCCATCAGTGGGTGGACATGAATGGCACCCCACAGGATTTCAATGTAGCTGTTCGCATCACACCCCTCAAATACGCACAGATCTGTTACTGGATCAAAGGCAACTACCTTGACTGCAGGGAAGGATAA
- the PRSS23 gene encoding serine protease 23 isoform X1, producing the protein MFDRNWTERPAFRMAGLSTLILLLCAAKDVMPSSPHWKPTWPSYRVPVILPQSTLNLDKPQFDAEARLDVVSPCGPACHKSSPLPTYEEVKNYLSYETLYANGSLTETEVGIYILSSSGDGSQGKSRTKRQIYGYDSRFSIFGKDFLLNYPFSTSVKLSTGCTGTLVAEKHVLTAAHCIHDGKSYVKGAQKLRVGFLKPKLKDGSKGANITNSAMPEKMKFQWIRVKRTHVPKGWIKGNANDIGMDYDYALLELKKPHKRKFMKIGVSPPARHLPGGRIHFSGYDNDRPGNLVYRFCDVKDETYDLLYQQCDAQPGASGSGVYVRMWKRQNHKWERKIIGIFSGHQWVDMNGTPQDFNVAVRITPLKYAQICYWIKGNYLDCREG; encoded by the coding sequence ACCGGCATTCAGAATGGCAGGCTTGTCCACGTTAATCCTCCTTTTGTGTGCTGCTAAAGATGTGATGCCCTCCAGTCCTCACTGGAAGCCAACGTGGCCTTCTTACAGAGTTCCAGTTATCCTGCCACAGTCTACCCTCAACTTGGACAAACCACAGTTTGATGCTGAAGCCAGACTGGACGTGGTGTCTCCCTGTGGCCCAGCCTGCCACAAAAGTTCTCCGCTGCCAACTTATGAAGAAGTGAAGAACTACCTGTCCTATGAAACCTTGTACGCTAACGGTAGCCTCACTGAAACCGAAGTGGGCATATACATTCTGAGCAGCAGTGGTGATGGGTCTCAAGGCAAATCTCGAACTAAGAGGCAGATCTATGGCTATGACAGCAGGTTTAGCATTTTTGGGAAGGACTTCTTGTTGAATTACCCGTTCTCCACGTCAGTGAAGCTATCTACAGGTTGCACGGGGACACTAGTGGCTGAGAAGCATGTTCTTACTGCCGCTCATTGTATCCATGATGGCAAGAGTTACGTCAAAGGAGCTCAGAAACTGCGGGTGGGCTTCCTGAAGCCCAAACTGAAAGATGGCAGCAAAGGGGCCAATATCACCAACTCAGCAATgcctgaaaaaatgaaattccagtGGATCCGAGTGAAACGGACACATGTCCCCAAAGGATGGATCAAAGGCAACGCCAATGATATTGGCATGGATTATGACTATGCCCTGCTGGAGCTCAAGAAGCCCCATAAAAGAAAGTTTATGAAGATAGGTGTGAGCCCGCCAGCAAGACACTTGCCTGGAGGGAGGATTCACTTCTCTGGCTACGACAACGATCGTCCTGGAAACCTGGTGTACCGTTTCTGTGATGTCAAAGACGAAACGTATGACCTGTTGTACCAGCAGTGTGATGCCCAGCCGGGTGCGAGTGGATCTGGGGTGTACGTGAGGATGTGGAAGAGGCAGAATCACAAATGGGAACGTAAAATTATTGGAATATTTTCAGGCCATCAGTGGGTGGACATGAATGGCACCCCACAGGATTTCAATGTAGCTGTTCGCATCACACCCCTCAAATACGCACAGATCTGTTACTGGATCAAAGGCAACTACCTTGACTGCAGGGAAGGATAA